The following are encoded together in the Triticum dicoccoides isolate Atlit2015 ecotype Zavitan chromosome 6B, WEW_v2.0, whole genome shotgun sequence genome:
- the LOC119320250 gene encoding uncharacterized protein LOC119320250 produces the protein MALACASHHVRRLLLHPGAGAPARSFCAQPYQAKVGVVEFLNGAGKGVETHAAKLEEAVDGEPQSVPETRPLRRKKFGGPCKLRKLILSFPHKYRLGLSKHPAEARKVQ, from the exons ATGGCCCTCGCGTGTGCATCTCATCAtgtgcgccgcctcctcctccaccccggggccggagctccggcgaggtcctTCTGCGCCCAGCCCTACCAAG CCAAGGTAGGCGTGGTGGAGTTCCTGAACGGGGCCGGCAAGGGGGTGGAGACGCACGCGGCGAAGCTGGAGGAGGCCGTCGACGGTGAACCCCAGAGTGTGCCCGAGACCCGCCCGCTACGGCGCAAGAAGTTCGGTGGCCCCTGCAAGCTT AGAAAGTTGATTTTGAGCTTTCCTCACAAGTACCGTCTTGGTCTTTCGAAGCACCCAGCAGAAGCCAGGAAAGTGCAATGA